A stretch of the Vitis vinifera cultivar Pinot Noir 40024 chromosome 16, ASM3070453v1 genome encodes the following:
- the LOC100250930 gene encoding geraniol 8-hydroxylase, giving the protein MSSMVHRLLAMASSFWSQWCNIGYGGAGLFVSFAVIAVGAISWHILRKESLALPPGPRGMPVLGNLPFLHPDLHSCFAKMAQKYGPVMRLWLGNKLTVVLSSPSLAKEVLRDNDAIFADRDTPIAMLTMTYGGSGLIWARCDQNWRMLRKVWVGEMLSKVSLDRLYALRHREVWDSMRRIYANAGTSVNVNEHTFSAMINVITSMLWGRTLEGEERRHADKEFRQVVWEMFDLLTKPDVSDLFPVLAPLDIQGKNSKMKKLGSRLDRIFDFIINHHEVKGLSMEGIENKDREHKDLLQIFLQNEEGSKGILDKTQLKALFLDMVAAGTDTASSAVEWAMAELMNKPEKMERAQKELEQVVGMNNMVEETHLPKLPFLNAVVKEVLRLHPPGPFLVPRRTREPCVLRGYTIPSGTQVLVNAWAIHRDPEFWDSPSEFQPERFLSGSLKCDYSGNDFRYLPFGSGRRICAGVPLAERIVPHILASMLHLFDWRLPDGVNGVDLTEKFGLVLRKATPFVAIPKPRLSNLDLYT; this is encoded by the exons ATGAGCAGCATGGTTCATAGACTTTTGGCTATGGCATCTTCTTTCTGGTCACAGTGGTGCAACATTGGCTATGGAGGTGCTGGACTCTTTGTCTCTTTTGCGGTTATTGCTGTGGGTGCAATCTCATGGCACATATTGAGGAAGGAAAGTCTTGCGTTGCCACCAGGTCCTCGAGGCATGCCTGTACTAGGCAACCTCCCATTTCTACATCCTGACCTTCACAGCTGCTTTGCTAAAATGGCTCAAAAATATGGCCCGGTGATGAGGCTTTGGCTCGGTAACAAGCTTACTGTTGTACTGAGCTCACCCTCTCTAGCAAAGGAGGTTCTTCGAGACAACGATGCTATTTTTGCGGACCGGGACACGCCAATTGCAATGCTAACGATGACATATGGTGGCTCTGGGTTGATATGGGCGCGGTGTGACCAAAACTGGCGCATGCTTCGGAAGGTTTGGGTTGGGGAGATGCTAAGCAAAGTGAGCCTTGACAGGCTTTATGCTCTTAGACACCGAGAGGTTTGGGATTCGATGAGAAGGATATATGCAAATGCAGGTACATCAGTAAATGTCAATGAGCATACCTTCTCGGCTATGATAAATGTGATTACCAGCATGTTATGGGGAAGAACCCTAGAAGGTGAGGAAAGAAGACATGCAGACAAAGAGTTTCGACAAGTGGTGTGGGAAATGTTTGACCTCTTAACAAAACCTGATGTTTCAGATCTTTTTCCTGTTTTGGCCCCATTGGATATACAAGGCAAGAATAGTAAGATGAAGAAGCTAGGATCAAGATTGGATCGGATTTTCGACTTCATCATCAATCACCATGAAGTTAAAGGACTAAGCATGGAAGGGATAGAAAACAAAGATAGAGAGCACAAGGATTTACTACAGATCTTTCTGCAGAATGAGGAAGGCTCTAAGGGAATCTTGGACAAGACTCAACTCAAGGCCTTGTTCTTA GACATGGTAGCAGCAGGAACAGATACAGCATCAAGCGCAGTAGAATGGGCGATGGCTGAACTGATGAACAAACCCGAAAAAATGGAAAGAGCCCAAAAAGAACTAGAACAAGTGGTTGGTATGAACAATATGGTAGAAGAGACTCATCTCCCAAAACTTCCTTTTCTAAATGCCGTAGTAAAGGAAGTTCTAAGGTTACACCCTCCCGGACCATTCCTGGTGCCTCGTCGCACTCGTGAGCCATGTGTTCTAAGGGGCTATACAATTCCAAGCGGCACACAAGTCCTGGTAAATGCGTGGGCGATACATAGAGATCCTGAATTTTGGGACAGTCCTTCAGAGTTTCAGCCTGAAAGGTTCTTGAGCGGGAGCTTGAAATGTGATTatagtggaaatgattttcGATATCTTCCTTTCGGGTCAGGGAGGAGAATTTGTGCAGGAGTTCCATTAGCTGAGCGAATAGTACCACATATCCTAGCTTCAATGTTACATTTGTTCGATTGGAGGCTACCGGATGGGGTGAATGGTGTCGATCTCACTGAGAAGTTTGGCCTAGTGTTAAGAAAAGCGACGCCCTTTGTCGCAATTCCGAAGCCAAGACTATCAAACCTAGACTTATATACTTAA